The genomic DNA AACCAGAAGAGCTAAGCGTATAGAACGTCTATTACGCCAATCCGGCTTGCCTCTTGAGAAAAGTTTAGACACCTTTGAACTAAAACGCCTGCCAAATAAGGTCAGACAGCAGCTAAATGTACTTCTGGAAGGCAGATTCCTTGACTATAGCGAAAACATTCTGATATTTGGCAATCCCGGCAGTGGAAAAACTCATTTAATTTGTGCTGTAGGCCAAGAGCTTATTCGGCAGGATAAACGAGTTTATTTTATTACTTGTGCCCTGCTGTTACAGGAATTGCTGGCAGCTAAACGTGATTTGAAACTGCCGAAGCTATTTAAAAAACTAAACCATTATCACGCTATTATTATTGACGATATCGGTTATGTACATCAGGCTAAAGAAGAAATGGAAGTATTATTTACGCTTTTGGCCCAACGCTATGAGCAAGGCAGCGTTATGATTACCAGCAATCTGCCTTTTTCCAAATGGGAAAAAATATTCAAGGACCCTGTAATGACTGCTGCGGCTATTGACCGTATCGTGCATCATAGCATTATCCTTGAACTCAATATACCGAGTTATCGTATGGCTATGGCTAAAAACCGGAAAATTCAAGAAAGGAGGTAATTTTTTTTAACTCAGGCATCGGGAAAAATAATTGTCGTTGAAGGGAAAAAATAGTTGACGTCCATCACTGATGTGATATTTAGAAAGATCACATTCCAGAATAGGTCATGCAGAGGAGCAGAAAACCACAGTATCCTCATGAGCATACTGCAGACAGCAAAATTGAACGGATTAGACCCCATAAAAACTTTTGAGAAAATATTGCTCTGCACTGACAAGCTGTCTATCTTAAAACCTGCCTTTGAAAAACTGACGCCTGCTTACCATGATATTTCAATACTGCAGAAGGTATTTTCACTACCGCCTAAGACCAAAGATATGCAGTTAACTACAGCAGCCCCTCCTTAAACATTATCATTATTTTTGTAATTTAGGTTAAACCAGGATAAGATTGCTTCCCCCGAAACTTTGGAGCTGCAAAGAGAGCTGAGTTATTCTCTGCGGATAGCTGAACTGTTACAATTCAGATGTTATTTTTGTACTCAGTTTGTAAAATAGTTTAATAAGTGGTATAAATATAGATATGAAGATAAGAGGTAAAAATTTTATATTGCTATTATATGTGATGCCACTGTTTCTATTTATTTCTTTTATAAGCTCTACGCTTGAAGCAAGTTTTGTTCCTCAAGGAAATAAAAAGCCATTTGGGAAAATTGATTCAATTTTTATTCCAAACTCCAATCAAAACAATTTGTCCTATCCCAATTCTGTGGAATCAGAAGATGCTGATAACGCCCTGCAAGGTTCATCCACAATGGTTTCTGACATATGGATAAACAGCCTGCAGATCGAAGCCCTGAAACATTTGGATATAATGATTAGTGATTTTCAACCAGTCAATGAACGAATTGATTCTGCATTAAGACTTGTAGAATTGTTGAATCAAGATTTGTTGGAATATTCTTTAAATTTTACTTCTGAAAATGGAAAAAATATTATTTTAGGTCTCAGAAATTTTTGTATTGATAACACAACAAATGAAGAGCTTATTGAAAAAATTCCTATTGCATTAGAAAATATATTCCTCACAACACAGTATGAAGATATAGCTAAATTTGCAAACGATAGCTTGCTATATATGCAAAAAGAAGGCGTCGAGCTTTCTCAGTTTTTTGCTTTTGAAGCTTCTGAGTTTGCAAGGCCTTTGTTTACGGAAAGTGACAAAGGAATTTTACCAGAAATATCTAATTTGATATCAGGAGATAATATAAAACTTCATACAGAAGTCATCCAAGACATAAGAACCGTCGACAGTAATATTCCATCATTACAATCTGACATCAGCGATCAATATGAAAATACAATTGATTATTTATGGGAGTATCTAAGCGATTTAGGCATCGATGTAAAATTAGACCTTGCTCTATATGTAAATAACATCTTTGGAGAAATTTCTCCGCCTTTTGAGAATATAGTAGCTGTTATTCCAGGAGAAACTTATCCGGAGAAAAAAATAGTTATCTGCGCCCATTATGATTCTATAAATCATTCAGATGGAGGTATAGCCCCTGGGGCAAATGATAATGCCAGTGGTGTAGCAATAGCATTGGAAGTAATACGTGCTTTAAAAGATTCTAAAATTTTATTGGATTATACGGTTGAAATTGTTTTATTTGATGCTGAGGAAATAGGGAGTTATGGAAGCCAGGCATATGTGCGCCATAATCTAATAGAGGGTGAAGAGATAATCGGTGCAATAAATTTAGATTGCGTAGGTGTTTCATCAGAGGTGCTATCATTATATGGCAACAATTCATCAGAAATATTTTTAGAAACCGTTGCAGGCATTGCTAATGATTTTTATTCCGACCTTGAAATAACCACAAGCATAATTGATGAAGGTTGGAGCGATCAGGACAGCTTTTGGAATGACCCTAATATTTTGGAAACTTCTTATATAAGCAGAGGTTTTTATAGTGCAATCATGGCTGAAGGAAGATATGATAATATTATTGAGAGTATAATTCATTCTGCAGATGATAGAGTAGAGAATTTAGACTAATCTTATATGGAAGAAGTGGCTAAACTTATCATTACTGTGATTTCTGGACTAGCTAATCCTGTTGACATCCGATAGCCTAAGGCAGTTGCAGTTTTAATTTAATAGTATAAGATTGAATTTCATCTCTCTTTATGTTATTAAATTACCATGCGCCTGTAGCTCAATCGGACAGAGCATCTGCCTTCTAAGCAGAGGGTTGGGGGTTCGATTCCCTCCAGGCGTATATAGCATTAAATTATGGCGGGCGTAGCTCAGTTGGCAGAGCGCTTGACTGTGGCTCAAGTTGTCGCGGGTTCAAATCCCGTCGCTCGCCCCACCTATAAACCCCCTAAAGGTGAGGGAAAGTCAATAAAATCAAAGAGGAAGAGAAAAAGGAGGAAGCCTTCTTTATGATTTCATTTTTGTATCTCTTTGTATCTATTTGTATGTTTTTGGACACCAGATGGACACTATTTGGACACCGAGAGCAATTAGTTTTTTGCTTGAAGTAGCAGGTGCATAGTCGTAATGTATCTCTATGCCACAATGTAGTGGAAAGACAAAAATTGGTGATTTAATGCTGGCAACCCAAGAGAGGGTTGTTTTTTGTTATAAGGTGAGAATTTAAGCATGCTATTTGAGACTATTGCTGCTATGGAAGGGGATTATGATGATAGTAGTGGCAAGAGTAAAGTGGGTGTATTAAAAAAGGTAATTGGAGAGAAAGCTTTTGAACAGTATGTAAATAATCATCCAAAGAAATATGAATATTTGCTTATGTTGGATGTTGAAGTTGAATAAAATAAGTAATCTTTTAAAATATGTA from Candidatus Kaelpia imicola includes the following:
- the istB gene encoding IS21-like element helper ATPase IstB gives rise to the protein MDKSTQSRLHGYLDELRLTTTRKRYSDIAQKARKDIWGYEEYLLSVVQEESETRRAKRIERLLRQSGLPLEKSLDTFELKRLPNKVRQQLNVLLEGRFLDYSENILIFGNPGSGKTHLICAVGQELIRQDKRVYFITCALLLQELLAAKRDLKLPKLFKKLNHYHAIIIDDIGYVHQAKEEMEVLFTLLAQRYEQGSVMITSNLPFSKWEKIFKDPVMTAAAIDRIVHHSIILELNIPSYRMAMAKNRKIQERR
- a CDS encoding M20/M25/M40 family metallo-hydrolase, with amino-acid sequence MKIRGKNFILLLYVMPLFLFISFISSTLEASFVPQGNKKPFGKIDSIFIPNSNQNNLSYPNSVESEDADNALQGSSTMVSDIWINSLQIEALKHLDIMISDFQPVNERIDSALRLVELLNQDLLEYSLNFTSENGKNIILGLRNFCIDNTTNEELIEKIPIALENIFLTTQYEDIAKFANDSLLYMQKEGVELSQFFAFEASEFARPLFTESDKGILPEISNLISGDNIKLHTEVIQDIRTVDSNIPSLQSDISDQYENTIDYLWEYLSDLGIDVKLDLALYVNNIFGEISPPFENIVAVIPGETYPEKKIVICAHYDSINHSDGGIAPGANDNASGVAIALEVIRALKDSKILLDYTVEIVLFDAEEIGSYGSQAYVRHNLIEGEEIIGAINLDCVGVSSEVLSLYGNNSSEIFLETVAGIANDFYSDLEITTSIIDEGWSDQDSFWNDPNILETSYISRGFYSAIMAEGRYDNIIESIIHSADDRVENLD